ATACGGGCGACGAAGTCGGCGTTGGCAACGAGATACTCGGCGTGGCCGCCATTCACCGAGAAGCCGGTGTTCAGCTGCGTCGCGCAGAGCGTTTCGCGTCCACTCTGGCAGTAGTCGCAGTGCCCGCACGCATTGAAGAGCCACGGGACGCCGACCCGATCACCGATGATGAAGTCCGTGACCGCATCGCCCATGGCGACGATATCGCCAACGGCTTCATGGCCGGGAATGAACGGCAGGAGCGGGCGCACGGCCCAGTCGCCGTCGGCGGTGTGCACGTCGGTGTGGCAGACGCCGCTCGCCACGACGCGAATGAGGAGCTGATGCGGACCGGGGGTCGGCACCGGGACCTCGTCGATCGTGAGCGGGGCACCGAAGGCGCGCACGACCGCGGCCTTCATGATGGTGGGGGAGGTGAAGTCGGTCATCGCGTGCTCCGAGGCGGATGCCACACCGCACGGCACCGGCAGACGACCGATGCGCGCTATGCATAGTGACGATCCGCGCACGCGTCGGGCGTCAGCCGGGCCCCGCACAACTGTAGGGGAGCTGCCGCGGCGGGCGCCCTGCTTCGGACTACGTGCGAATCGCTGCTCGAGATGGGATTCGCACGCCTTTACTGATCACATCCAAGGCATTCAAGCCGTCCACGTCATCCGAGACGCACGTGGAAGACTTGGATCCCTCGTATGTCTCGGATGTGATCAGTTCAATCATCATGAACATGCCGGCATGAGCCACGCGATCAGCGCGCGATTTCGCTGCAGGAGAGTTCGCTGATCTTCATGCGGCCGCCGGCGATCCAGGTGGGATTGGGGAATTCGCGGCGCGGGGGAACGTCGGGCGGCGCGGTGGCGGTGAAGGCGACGGCCTGGACGTGCTGCAGTTCGAGCGGGTGCGGCATCTGCGTGCGCGCGTTGCGCAGGAAATTGATGGCGCACACATCATCAACCACCGAGAGGCCGGGGGCAATCTCCAGGAATGTGGTGCGCACGGCCACCGCCTGAATCGTGCGCAGCTGGCTGGGCAGTTTGTCCGGCTTGCTCAGCTCGAGCTCCATCCGACGCAGCTGTGCGGTCGCGCTGTCGAGCCAGAAGATGCCGTGCACGTCGGGCGACTTGATCTTCTCGGCGGCACGCACTTCAAGGGAGAACCAGGTCGCGCCGTTCTGCTGACTGGTGCCGCGATAATGGAAGCAGTGGTTCTCAATGAACGCCTTGTCACTGAGATCGAGCACCGTGGGCAACTGCATCGTGCTCTGCCCCCGCTCCGTGCTGACCACCTTGCCGGGCTTGTAGCGAACGGCGCGAATGCCATCGATGCGCTCAGCGGCGATGTTCGTCACTCGCGCCGAATCGCCCAGGGTGGAGCCCAAGGCGCGATAGATCGCGTAGGCGTAGGGATGCTGCTGGACGAGCGTGCGATACGTGTCGGCGTTCTCACGCAGCAGCCCGACCAAGGTGGCGATCCCCGGTTCTTTCTTGGGATCGGGCAGGCCGGGCTTGAGGCACGGTTCGACCGGACGCACCAGCATGGCGGTGAGGCGGACCGGCACCTGCACGAGTGTGATATCGAGCGTCGTGGTGGCGCCGGCGGTCACGGTGACGGTGAACGTCTGCGGCACGAAGCCAATGCGCCGCACCTGCAGCTGAAAGCTGCCGGCGGGTACCTGCGTGAGAACGTATCGCCCGTCCGCGCCCGAGAAGCGCTCGATGCCGACCTGGCCGATGGCGATCACGGCATAGGGCAGCGCGACGTTCGTGGGCGCCGCGCGGACGACGCCGGTGATGGTCCCGGTATTGAGGAGCACCTGGGCGCTGGCGGGGCGTCCCGTGAGGAGGGCGCCCAGCAGGCCAACGACCAGACTGAGCCGTGCGGCCAACGCCCCCCGGCCCAGCGAGGACCGCCGTGCGACGGGCAGCCAAGAAGAGCAATCCATGACGAATGGGTACTGCAAAGCCAGTAGAACCGCCAGTTGAGTTCGGGCGCCGCGACGGATTGCCGCATTCGTCCCGTGGGGGCACACTCAAGGCATGTCACCGACCCGCCGGCTGTCTCGCGCCGTGATGGCTGCCCTCCTGCTCGGGGCGATGGGCTGCATCAACAGTCCGATCGAAGGCCCGAGCACCATCTACGGGCGCTACGAACTCCTGTCGGTGAACGGCCAGACGCCCTCGGCCCGGCGCGACACGCTCGATGGGCAGATCTGGCGGACGGTCCGGGAGAGCATCACGCTCTTTCGCGGGGGCGCCTACACCGACTCGCTCTTCAGCGCGGCGACGCCGCTGAGTGGCAGTCCGGCGATCGAGACCGTCGGCGTGGAACAGGGGGTGTTCACGACCCTGGGCGTCTCGATCACCCTGACCTCCGGCGCGCGCCAGCGGAACATGACGTGGGCGGCGGGGAAGATGACCTACATCGAAGCGGGCGTGACGCGCATCTACGGATACCAGTAGCGGAACGGCCCGGTGGCGCGTTGAATAGGGCGGTCCCTGTCCCTTCGACGCCCAACCCCGGAGCCGCTGCATGTCGCTGACGCCCTTCGATGGTCTCCACGATGAACTCGACCTGTTGGACGCCGAGGAAGCGCGTCTCATCGCGGAGTCGGAGCAGCGCGGCTTTACGAGTGAGGTCGATCGCCGCCAGTTCGTGTTCACGTCGCTCGCGGCGGCGGCGGCCACGACGTTCGGATTTGGCGCGCGGGCGCTGGCCCAGCCACCGGCCGGTGGCGGTGGCGGTGGTGGCTTCGGTGCGCAGCAGCCGGCCACGCCGCCGGTGCCGCTCGACAACATGGAGCCGGTAAGCTGGACCTTTCAGCCCTATCCCGGTGGCATCGGCGCGCTACTGGAGAAGACCTATCGCGAGAAGGGGCCG
The Gemmatimonadaceae bacterium DNA segment above includes these coding regions:
- a CDS encoding carboxypeptidase-like regulatory domain-containing protein, translating into MDCSSWLPVARRSSLGRGALAARLSLVVGLLGALLTGRPASAQVLLNTGTITGVVRAAPTNVALPYAVIAIGQVGIERFSGADGRYVLTQVPAGSFQLQVRRIGFVPQTFTVTVTAGATTTLDITLVQVPVRLTAMLVRPVEPCLKPGLPDPKKEPGIATLVGLLRENADTYRTLVQQHPYAYAIYRALGSTLGDSARVTNIAAERIDGIRAVRYKPGKVVSTERGQSTMQLPTVLDLSDKAFIENHCFHYRGTSQQNGATWFSLEVRAAEKIKSPDVHGIFWLDSATAQLRRMELELSKPDKLPSQLRTIQAVAVRTTFLEIAPGLSVVDDVCAINFLRNARTQMPHPLELQHVQAVAFTATAPPDVPPRREFPNPTWIAGGRMKISELSCSEIAR